The following coding sequences lie in one Mycobacterium gordonae genomic window:
- the greA gene encoding transcription elongation factor GreA — MTDTQVTWLTQESHDRLKAELDQLIANRPVIAAEINDRREEGDLRENGGYHAAREEQGQQEARIRQLQDLLNNAKVGEAPKQSGVALPGSVVKVYYNGDKDDAETFLIATRQEGVNDGKLEVYSPNSPLGGALIDAKVGETRSYKVPSGNTVEVTLVSAEPYHS, encoded by the coding sequence ATGACGGACACTCAGGTGACCTGGTTGACCCAGGAGTCACATGACCGACTCAAGGCCGAGCTCGACCAGTTGATCGCGAATCGTCCGGTCATCGCCGCCGAGATCAACGACCGCCGGGAAGAAGGCGACCTTCGCGAGAACGGCGGATACCACGCCGCTCGCGAGGAGCAGGGCCAGCAGGAGGCCCGCATCCGGCAGCTGCAGGATTTGCTGAACAACGCCAAGGTGGGCGAGGCGCCCAAGCAGTCCGGCGTCGCCCTGCCCGGTTCCGTGGTGAAGGTCTACTACAACGGCGACAAGGACGACGCCGAGACCTTCTTGATCGCCACCCGCCAGGAAGGCGTCAACGACGGCAAGCTCGAGGTCTACTCGCCGAATTCACCGCTGGGCGGTGCGCTGATCGACGCCAAGGTCGGCGAGACCCGCAGCTACAAGGTGCCCAGCGGCAACACCGTCGAGGTCACCCTGGTCAGCGCGGAGCCCTACCACTCCTGA
- a CDS encoding cystathionine gamma-synthase — protein MSNDHPFTGLATKAIHAGYRPDPATGAVNTPIYASSTFAQDGVGGLRGGFEYARTGNPTRSALEASLAAVEDGVYGRAFSSGMAASDCALRAMLRPGDHVVIPDDAYGGTFRLIDKVFTQWGVAYTPVALSDLDAVRAAITPQTRLIWVETPTNPLLSIADISAIAQLGAVSSAKVLVDNTFASPALQQPLTLGADVVLHSTTKYIGGHSDVVGGALVTNDEQLDQAFAFLQNGAGAVPGPFDAYLTLRGLKTLVLRMQRHSENAAAVAEFLAGHPAVSAVLYPGLPAHPGHEVAARQMRGFGGMVSVRMRGGRAAAEKLCARTGIFILAESLGGVESLIEHPSAMTHASTAGSQLEVPDDLVRLSVGIEDAADLVADLDQALG, from the coding sequence ATGAGCAACGACCACCCGTTCACCGGACTTGCCACCAAAGCCATCCACGCCGGCTACCGTCCCGATCCGGCGACCGGCGCCGTCAACACCCCCATCTACGCCAGCAGCACCTTCGCCCAGGACGGTGTCGGCGGTCTGCGCGGCGGGTTCGAATACGCCCGCACCGGCAACCCGACGCGGTCCGCGCTGGAGGCATCGCTGGCCGCAGTGGAGGACGGTGTATACGGGCGGGCGTTCAGTTCCGGCATGGCCGCCAGCGACTGCGCGCTGCGGGCGATGCTGCGCCCGGGTGACCACGTCGTCATTCCCGACGACGCCTACGGGGGCACGTTCCGGTTGATCGACAAGGTCTTCACCCAGTGGGGTGTCGCCTACACCCCGGTGGCGCTGTCGGATCTGGACGCGGTGCGCGCCGCTATCACGCCGCAGACGCGATTGATCTGGGTGGAGACGCCCACCAACCCGTTGTTGTCGATCGCCGATATCAGCGCAATCGCCCAGCTGGGTGCGGTCAGTTCAGCAAAAGTGTTGGTGGACAATACTTTTGCTTCGCCCGCGCTACAACAGCCGTTGACGTTGGGCGCCGACGTGGTGCTGCATTCCACCACCAAATACATCGGCGGCCACTCCGACGTGGTCGGCGGAGCATTGGTGACAAACGACGAACAACTGGATCAGGCGTTCGCCTTCCTGCAGAACGGCGCCGGAGCGGTGCCCGGTCCGTTCGACGCCTACCTCACCCTGCGCGGTCTGAAGACGCTGGTGCTGCGCATGCAGCGGCACAGCGAAAACGCCGCGGCGGTAGCCGAATTCCTGGCTGGGCACCCGGCGGTGAGCGCCGTACTGTACCCGGGCCTGCCAGCTCACCCCGGGCATGAGGTTGCCGCCCGGCAGATGCGCGGCTTCGGTGGCATGGTCTCGGTGCGGATGCGTGGCGGGCGTGCGGCCGCCGAGAAGCTGTGCGCCCGAACCGGCATCTTCATCCTGGCCGAGTCGCTCGGCGGGGTGGAGTCGCTGATCGAGCACCCCAGCGCCATGACGCACGCATCCACCGCCGGGTCCCAGCTCGAGGTTCCCGACGATCTCGTCCGGCTTTCGGTGGGAATCGAGGACGCCGCCGATCTGGTGGCCGACCTGGATCAGGCGCTCGGTTAA
- a CDS encoding RDD family protein yields the protein MTDQPPPGGSYPPPPPPPGSSGAAPSGGHLPPSAPPPPGSSGDFSQSVGGSAPPPPPPPPSPAGGYPPPPPPPAGGYPPPPPAAGGYAPPPPGPAVKGLSTDSYTPWMTRFLAFLIDFAPILVLSGIAQVVDLLTQEESCVTSVNQYDVAQYCYTQGSIIGVLAQGLTSLLILAYGVWNYGYRQGTTGSSIGKSILKFKVVSEVTGEPLGFGMSLVRQLAHFVDAVICWVGFLFPLWDSKRQTLADKIMTTVCLPL from the coding sequence ATGACCGATCAGCCGCCGCCCGGCGGGTCCTACCCGCCACCGCCGCCGCCACCTGGCTCTTCGGGTGCCGCGCCGTCCGGTGGGCATCTTCCGCCGTCCGCGCCGCCTCCCCCGGGCAGCAGTGGTGACTTCTCGCAGTCCGTCGGGGGTTCAGCGCCGCCGCCTCCGCCGCCTCCACCGTCGCCTGCAGGCGGCTACCCGCCGCCTCCACCGCCGCCTGCAGGCGGCTACCCGCCGCCTCCGCCGGCTGCCGGGGGGTACGCACCCCCGCCGCCGGGACCCGCGGTCAAAGGGTTGTCGACCGATTCCTACACGCCGTGGATGACGCGTTTCCTGGCATTCCTCATCGACTTCGCCCCGATCCTCGTCCTCTCGGGCATCGCCCAGGTCGTCGACCTGCTCACCCAAGAGGAGTCCTGCGTCACGAGCGTGAACCAGTACGACGTGGCGCAGTACTGCTACACCCAGGGCTCGATCATCGGGGTGTTGGCGCAGGGGCTGACGTCGCTGCTGATCCTGGCGTACGGGGTCTGGAACTACGGATACCGGCAGGGCACCACCGGCTCGAGCATCGGCAAGTCGATCCTGAAGTTCAAGGTGGTCAGCGAGGTCACCGGAGAGCCGCTCGGTTTCGGGATGTCGCTGGTGCGCCAGCTCGCGCACTTCGTCGACGCGGTCATCTGCTGGGTCGGGTTCCTGTTCCCGCTGTGGGACAGCAAGCGCCAGACCCTGGCCGACAAGATCATGACGACGGTGTGCCTGCCGCTCTGA
- a CDS encoding cystathionine beta-synthase, whose amino-acid sequence MRIAHHLSDLIGGTPLVRLNSVVPEGAGVVAAKVEYLNPGGSSKDRIAERMIDAAEASGALRPGGTIVEPTSGNTGVGLALVAQRRGYKCVFVCPDKVGEDKRNVLRAYGAEVVVCPTAVPPEDPDSYYSVSDRLVREIEGAWKPDQYSNPEGPASHYATTGPEIWADTDGKVTHFVAGIGTGGTITGAGRYLKEVSDGRVRIIGADPEGSVYSGGTGRPYLVEGVGEDFWPAAYDPSVPDEIIAVSDSDSFDMTRRLAREEAMLVGGSCGMAVVAALKVAEQAGPDALIVVLLPDGGRGYMAKIFNDAWMSSYGFLRSRLDGSAAESTVGDVLRRKSGALPDLVHTHPSETVRDAIGILREYGVSQMPVVGAEPPVMAGEVAGSVSERELLSAVFEGRANLADAVKQHMSPPLRLIGAGELVSVAGRALRDQDALMVVEEGKPVGVITRYDLLGFLSEGTRRR is encoded by the coding sequence ATGCGGATCGCGCACCACCTCAGTGACCTCATCGGCGGCACGCCCCTGGTTCGGCTGAATTCCGTCGTCCCCGAAGGCGCGGGCGTCGTGGCCGCGAAGGTCGAGTACCTCAACCCTGGCGGCAGCTCCAAGGACCGCATCGCCGAGCGGATGATCGACGCCGCCGAGGCCAGCGGGGCGCTGCGACCGGGGGGCACGATCGTCGAGCCGACGTCCGGAAACACCGGCGTCGGACTGGCCCTGGTGGCCCAGCGCCGTGGCTACAAGTGCGTTTTCGTCTGCCCGGACAAGGTCGGCGAGGACAAGCGAAATGTGTTGCGCGCCTACGGCGCCGAGGTCGTGGTATGCCCGACGGCCGTGCCGCCCGAGGACCCGGACAGCTACTACAGCGTGTCCGACCGATTGGTCCGGGAAATCGAGGGCGCCTGGAAGCCGGACCAGTACTCCAACCCCGAGGGGCCGGCCAGTCACTACGCGACCACCGGCCCCGAGATCTGGGCGGACACCGACGGCAAGGTCACCCACTTCGTCGCCGGCATCGGCACCGGCGGGACGATCACCGGCGCTGGCCGTTACCTCAAGGAGGTCTCCGACGGGCGAGTGCGCATCATCGGCGCCGACCCGGAGGGGTCGGTGTACTCCGGTGGCACCGGCCGGCCCTATCTGGTCGAGGGCGTCGGCGAGGACTTCTGGCCGGCGGCCTATGACCCGTCGGTGCCCGACGAGATCATCGCCGTCTCGGACTCCGACTCCTTCGACATGACCCGGCGGTTGGCCCGCGAGGAGGCGATGCTGGTCGGCGGGTCGTGCGGGATGGCCGTTGTCGCCGCGCTGAAAGTGGCCGAGCAGGCCGGGCCGGACGCGCTGATCGTGGTGTTGCTGCCCGACGGCGGCCGGGGCTACATGGCCAAGATCTTCAACGACGCCTGGATGTCGTCGTACGGATTCCTGCGCAGCCGGCTCGACGGTTCGGCGGCGGAGTCGACGGTCGGGGACGTGTTGCGCCGCAAGTCCGGTGCGTTGCCCGACCTGGTGCACACGCATCCCTCGGAGACCGTGCGCGACGCCATCGGCATCCTGCGGGAGTACGGGGTGTCGCAGATGCCGGTGGTAGGGGCCGAGCCGCCGGTGATGGCCGGTGAAGTCGCGGGCAGCGTTTCGGAGCGAGAACTGCTGTCGGCGGTCTTCGAAGGTCGGGCCAATCTGGCCGACGCCGTCAAACAGCACATGAGCCCGCCGCTGCGGTTGATCGGGGCCGGCGAACTGGTCAGCGTCGCTGGAAGGGCGTTGCGCGATCAGGACGCCCTGATGGTCGTCGAGGAAGGCAAACCGGTTGGGGTCATCACCCGTTATGACCTGCTCGGTTTCCTTTCCGAAGGGACGCGGCGCCGCTAG
- a CDS encoding alpha/beta hydrolase, with translation MTAPSKVSGAPRVAIRPRDALKARRLEARRFAISDGAPVEVVESGPSVAARFATLASRVTIRPVLAAGSYVPHLPWPWGLIDHAARILLPATSTVRADVTLPNASAQLVRAPGVLPADGTRRVVLYLHGGAFLTCGANSHGRLVESLSKFADAPVLVVNYRLMPKHSIGMALDDCHDGYRWLRLLGYDSDQIVLGGDSAGGYLALSLAQRLLREGEEPAALVAISPLLQLAKEPKQSHPNIKTDAMFPSRAFDALGALVASCAAKNTVNGQPEEIYEPLDHIEPGLPRTLIHVSGSEVLLHDAQLAASRLAAAGVPAEVRVWPGQVHDFQVAGPLVPEAVRSLRQIGEYIREATG, from the coding sequence ATGACCGCACCCAGTAAGGTGTCTGGCGCACCTAGAGTTGCCATTCGCCCGCGCGACGCGCTGAAGGCTCGTAGACTCGAAGCCCGCAGGTTTGCGATCAGCGACGGGGCTCCCGTTGAGGTTGTGGAATCTGGACCGAGTGTTGCTGCTCGGTTCGCTACACTAGCGTCTCGCGTGACGATCCGGCCGGTTTTGGCGGCTGGCAGCTATGTTCCGCACCTACCTTGGCCGTGGGGCTTGATCGACCACGCCGCACGCATCCTGTTGCCAGCCACCAGCACGGTCAGGGCCGATGTGACCTTGCCGAATGCCTCGGCGCAGCTGGTTCGCGCCCCCGGGGTGCTGCCGGCCGACGGCACCCGGCGAGTCGTGCTGTACCTGCACGGTGGCGCGTTCTTGACCTGTGGAGCAAACTCGCACGGCCGGTTGGTCGAATCACTCTCGAAGTTCGCTGACGCGCCCGTTCTCGTCGTCAACTATCGGCTGATGCCCAAGCATTCGATCGGGATGGCGCTCGACGACTGCCACGACGGCTACCGGTGGCTGCGGCTGCTGGGCTACGACTCAGACCAGATTGTGCTGGGCGGCGACTCCGCCGGCGGGTACCTCGCGCTGTCTCTCGCGCAGCGTCTACTGCGCGAAGGCGAGGAGCCCGCGGCCCTTGTTGCGATCTCGCCACTGCTGCAGCTGGCAAAGGAGCCCAAGCAGTCTCATCCGAACATCAAGACCGATGCGATGTTCCCCTCCAGAGCTTTCGATGCGCTCGGCGCTTTGGTTGCTAGCTGTGCCGCAAAGAACACCGTGAACGGTCAGCCGGAAGAGATCTACGAGCCGTTGGATCACATCGAACCGGGCCTGCCGCGGACCCTGATCCACGTGTCCGGGTCCGAGGTGCTGTTGCACGACGCCCAGCTGGCGGCGAGCCGTCTCGCGGCGGCCGGCGTGCCGGCCGAGGTACGCGTCTGGCCCGGCCAGGTGCACGACTTCCAGGTCGCCGGGCCGCTGGTGCCGGAAGCTGTGCGCTCGCTGCGCCAGATCGGTGAGTACATCCGCGAGGCCACCGGGTAG
- a CDS encoding SGNH/GDSL hydrolase family protein, with product MPRRSTIALATAGALASTGSAYLGARNLLVGQATHVRTVIPKNWEPPPRADGVYGPGGEPVQRWRYGTPFDLHLMIFGDSTATGYGCNTAEEVPGVVIARRLAEQSGLRIRLSTKAIVGATSKGVLGQVDAMFVAGPPPDVAVIIIGANDITALNGVGPSAQRLGTSVRRLRNRGAVVVVGTCPDFGLITAIPQPLRSLARTRGLQLARAQAAAVRAAGGVPVPLAHLLAPKFREMPELMFSSDHYHPSAAGYAEAADQLLLALCTALSEKIPVLARPAAQPVAARRTIVSRLWPRPTQARVTAAVASG from the coding sequence GTGCCGCGGCGTTCGACGATCGCTCTGGCCACAGCGGGTGCACTCGCCTCGACAGGCTCGGCCTATCTGGGCGCACGCAACCTGCTGGTTGGCCAGGCGACGCATGTGCGCACCGTGATCCCCAAGAACTGGGAGCCGCCGCCGCGTGCCGACGGCGTCTATGGCCCCGGCGGCGAACCGGTGCAGCGGTGGCGCTACGGCACACCGTTCGATCTGCACCTGATGATCTTCGGCGACTCGACCGCCACCGGTTACGGGTGCAACACCGCAGAAGAAGTGCCGGGCGTGGTCATCGCCCGCAGGCTTGCCGAACAATCCGGTTTACGAATCAGGCTGAGCACTAAAGCCATTGTCGGTGCCACGTCGAAGGGGGTCCTGGGCCAGGTCGACGCGATGTTCGTAGCGGGTCCGCCACCGGACGTCGCGGTGATCATCATCGGCGCCAACGACATCACCGCCCTCAACGGTGTCGGACCGTCGGCACAGCGGCTGGGAACGTCGGTACGCAGGCTGCGCAACCGCGGTGCGGTCGTGGTAGTCGGTACCTGCCCGGACTTCGGTCTGATCACCGCGATTCCGCAGCCGCTGCGCTCGCTGGCGCGCACCCGGGGTCTACAGCTCGCCCGGGCGCAGGCGGCGGCCGTCCGCGCGGCCGGTGGCGTGCCGGTGCCGCTCGCGCATCTGCTCGCACCCAAGTTCCGCGAGATGCCCGAGCTGATGTTCTCCTCCGACCACTACCACCCGTCGGCGGCCGGATATGCCGAGGCGGCCGACCAGTTGCTGCTGGCGCTGTGTACAGCCCTGAGCGAAAAGATCCCGGTGCTGGCCCGCCCCGCCGCACAGCCGGTCGCCGCCCGGCGGACCATCGTGTCCAGATTGTGGCCGCGCCCCACGCAGGCGCGTGTGACCGCCGCGGTCGCCTCTGGGTAG
- a CDS encoding acetyl-CoA C-acetyltransferase, whose amino-acid sequence MPEAVIVSTARSPIGRAMKGSLISIRPDDLAAQMVRAALDKVPALNPHQIDDLIMGCGQPGGESGFNIARVVAVALGYDFLPGTTVNRYCSSSLQTTRMAFHAIKAGEGDVFVSAGVETVSRFGKGNADGWPDTKNPLYDAAQERTTAAAAGADEWHDPRADGNLPDIYIAMGQTAENVALLTGISREDQDHWGVRSQNRAEEAIKSGFFEREISAVTLPDGSTVSTDDGPRAGTTYEKISELKPVFRPNGTVTAGNACPLNDGAAAVVITSDVKAKELGLKPLARIVSTGVSGLSPEIMGLGPIEASKQALQRAGMSVGDIDLFEINEAFAVQVLGSARELGIDEDKLNVSGGAIALGHPFGMTGARITATLLNNLTTHDKTFGLETMCVGGGQGMAMVIERLS is encoded by the coding sequence ATGCCGGAAGCCGTCATCGTTTCAACTGCCCGCTCGCCGATCGGCCGCGCCATGAAGGGGTCGCTGATCAGCATCCGGCCCGACGACCTGGCCGCGCAGATGGTCCGCGCCGCACTCGACAAGGTGCCGGCACTCAATCCACACCAGATCGACGACCTGATCATGGGTTGCGGCCAGCCCGGCGGCGAGTCCGGCTTCAACATCGCGCGCGTGGTCGCCGTCGCACTCGGCTACGACTTCCTGCCCGGCACCACCGTCAACCGCTACTGCTCGTCGTCGCTGCAGACCACCCGGATGGCGTTTCACGCGATCAAGGCCGGCGAGGGCGACGTCTTCGTCTCCGCCGGGGTCGAGACGGTGTCGCGGTTCGGCAAGGGCAATGCCGACGGCTGGCCGGACACCAAGAACCCGCTGTATGACGCCGCTCAGGAGCGGACGACCGCCGCGGCTGCCGGAGCCGACGAATGGCACGACCCGCGCGCCGACGGGAACCTGCCCGACATCTACATCGCGATGGGCCAGACCGCGGAGAATGTCGCACTGCTGACCGGCATTTCCCGCGAGGACCAGGACCACTGGGGCGTGCGCAGTCAGAACCGCGCCGAGGAAGCCATCAAGAGCGGGTTCTTCGAGCGCGAGATCTCGGCTGTCACGCTGCCCGACGGTTCGACGGTCAGCACCGATGACGGCCCGCGGGCGGGCACCACGTACGAGAAGATCAGCGAGCTAAAGCCGGTGTTCCGGCCCAACGGCACGGTGACCGCAGGCAACGCTTGTCCGTTGAATGACGGCGCCGCGGCGGTGGTGATCACCAGCGACGTCAAGGCCAAGGAGCTGGGCCTGAAGCCGCTGGCCCGCATCGTGTCCACCGGCGTCAGCGGGCTGTCCCCGGAGATCATGGGCCTGGGTCCGATCGAGGCGTCCAAGCAGGCTTTGCAGCGGGCCGGGATGTCCGTCGGCGACATCGACCTCTTCGAGATCAACGAGGCATTCGCGGTGCAGGTGCTGGGGTCGGCGCGGGAGTTGGGTATCGACGAAGACAAGCTCAATGTGTCGGGCGGGGCGATCGCCCTGGGCCACCCGTTCGGGATGACCGGCGCCCGGATCACTGCCACGCTGCTGAACAACCTGACCACGCACGACAAGACCTTTGGCCTAGAGACCATGTGCGTCGGTGGGGGCCAGGGCATGGCGATGGTGATCGAACGCTTGAGCTGA
- a CDS encoding endonuclease domain-containing protein, protein MIWRNARAPQHVITRDELLRDGETQLLNDTPVTTPERTAFDVGRRGTLVRAVANLDALAAATGFKVPDVGELAADHRHVGGLRQLEAALQLVDAGAQSPKETWLRLLLVNAGFPKPRTQLPVMGRHGFPRYFLDIGWEDIRLAAEYDGDQYWTDPAQYASDVDRQEYLQRIGWTVIRVVGRHRPSDVIRRVQCAWDALTKGRRCA, encoded by the coding sequence TTGATCTGGCGCAACGCGAGAGCACCCCAGCACGTCATCACGCGTGACGAACTGCTGCGGGACGGGGAAACCCAATTGCTCAACGACACGCCGGTGACGACGCCGGAGCGTACGGCGTTCGATGTCGGCCGGCGCGGGACGTTGGTTCGCGCCGTCGCCAATCTCGATGCGCTCGCTGCCGCGACGGGCTTCAAGGTGCCCGATGTCGGTGAATTGGCCGCTGATCATCGGCATGTAGGGGGCCTCCGCCAATTGGAGGCCGCACTGCAATTGGTCGACGCAGGGGCGCAATCGCCGAAGGAGACCTGGCTGCGGTTGCTGTTGGTCAATGCTGGTTTCCCCAAGCCCCGGACTCAGCTACCCGTGATGGGCCGGCACGGGTTTCCCCGCTACTTCCTCGACATAGGCTGGGAGGACATCAGGCTTGCCGCGGAATACGACGGCGACCAGTATTGGACCGACCCCGCCCAGTACGCCTCGGATGTCGACCGGCAGGAGTATCTGCAACGGATCGGCTGGACCGTCATCCGGGTAGTCGGCCGCCACCGGCCCAGCGACGTTATTCGACGGGTACAGTGCGCCTGGGACGCCCTGACCAAAGGTCGGCGCTGCGCCTAG
- a CDS encoding Bax inhibitor-1/YccA family protein — MRETSNPVFRSLPKQAGGYAQFGPGVQSGYPADPYAPYQQGREARVSRPLTIDDVVTKTGLTLAMLSTTAIVSYFLVATNLKLAMPLTMVGAFGGLALVLIATFGRKQDNPAIVLSYAALEGLFLGAISFLLANFSVGSANAGVLIGEAVLGTLGVFFGMLVVYKTGAIRVTPKFTRMLVAAMFGVLVLMLGNFVLAMFHVGGGEGLGLRSAGPVGIIFSLVCIGIAAFSFLIDFDAADQMIRAGAPEKAAWGIALGLTVTLVWLYLEILRLLSYLQND, encoded by the coding sequence GTGCGGGAGACAAGTAACCCGGTATTTCGTTCGCTACCCAAGCAGGCGGGCGGATACGCGCAATTCGGCCCCGGCGTGCAGTCGGGCTACCCGGCCGACCCCTACGCTCCCTACCAGCAGGGTCGTGAGGCTCGTGTCTCGCGCCCGCTGACCATCGACGATGTCGTCACCAAGACCGGCCTGACGCTGGCCATGCTGTCGACGACCGCCATCGTCTCCTACTTCCTGGTTGCGACCAACCTGAAGCTGGCGATGCCGCTGACAATGGTCGGTGCGTTCGGCGGTCTGGCGCTGGTGTTGATCGCGACGTTCGGTCGCAAGCAGGACAACCCGGCGATCGTGCTCAGCTACGCGGCGCTTGAGGGTCTGTTCCTGGGCGCCATCTCGTTCCTGCTCGCCAACTTCTCGGTGGGCTCCGCCAATGCCGGTGTACTGATCGGCGAGGCGGTGCTCGGCACGCTCGGGGTGTTCTTCGGCATGCTGGTCGTCTACAAGACCGGTGCGATTCGGGTGACCCCGAAGTTCACCCGGATGCTGGTCGCGGCGATGTTCGGCGTGCTGGTGCTGATGCTCGGCAACTTCGTGCTGGCGATGTTCCACGTCGGCGGCGGCGAGGGTCTGGGTCTGCGCAGCGCCGGCCCCGTCGGGATCATCTTCTCGTTGGTATGCATCGGTATCGCAGCTTTCAGCTTCCTCATCGACTTCGACGCGGCTGACCAGATGATCCGCGCGGGTGCGCCGGAGAAGGCCGCTTGGGGCATTGCCCTGGGCCTGACCGTGACGCTGGTGTGGTTGTACCTGGAGATCCTGCGTCTGCTGAGTTACCTGCAGAACGACTAG